A stretch of DNA from Actinomycetes bacterium:
CTCGCCCCTTGATCGTTGTCAACGAAATGTCAACAGATGTCAACAGCGGATGCCCCTGGATGTCCGCGGATGGTCCCGGATACACACCGTCGGACGTCTGATGTGAACGCCCCGGCGAGCGATCCCAGTGACGGGTCGGGCGCTGTCTCTGCGCGGTTCGTCGGCCGGACACTCCGCACCGCACGGCCAGCCATCAGCTGCGCGCACTGCTTCCTCGTAAGGAGAAGCGCTGGAGCGGGCTCCTTGATTGATCGTGCGCCGTCCGGGCGTGTCCGGTCGAGTGGCCGGTTGATGAAGTCGATGAGGGCGGTGACCGGTACCCGGCGCAGGCGGCCGACGTGGACCGAGTGGATCTCGCCGGAGGCGAGCAGCTCGTAGAGCAGGCTTCGTCCGATGCTGAGCCGGCGCGCGGCTTCCTCGACTGGCAGCAGCAGGCGGTCGTCGGTCTGGTGGGCGCCGTAGATGCTCGGTCGGTCCGGCGGGCCAGCGGGGGGTCGGGTCTGTTGGGTGGGTCGGCGTGATGATGGAGACGGTCGAT
This window harbors:
- a CDS encoding helix-turn-helix domain-containing protein; its protein translation is MATNHTRNRSFDGPADRPSPSSRRPTQQTRPPAGPPDRPSIYGAHQTDDRLLLPVEEAARRLSIGRSLLYELLASGEIHSVHVGRLRRVPVTALIDFINRPLDRTRPDGARSIKEPAPALLLTRKQCAQLMAGRAVRSVRPTNRAETAPDPSLGSLAGAFTSDVRRCVSGTIRGHPGASAVDIC